A section of the Meles meles chromosome 8, mMelMel3.1 paternal haplotype, whole genome shotgun sequence genome encodes:
- the ANKK1 gene encoding LOW QUALITY PROTEIN: ankyrin repeat and protein kinase domain-containing protein 1 (The sequence of the model RefSeq protein was modified relative to this genomic sequence to represent the inferred CDS: inserted 13 bases in 9 codons; substituted 1 base at 1 genomic stop codon), whose protein sequence is MRGLEGPGSLRPRGSLGQRLGSLSVFTRDDFEGTWRRVARGGFGPALQVRRVRRQAPHPCPQPEAASCDVELLKEAAKMEIKFPHIMSIYGXCRKPLGMEFMGSGSLEKMPPTQSLSRQLKFHITPETSLTMSFLHSIKPPLLYRDLKPGNLLPDSNMQDSLTISDSGLPKWLEQPIPMQCMERSALWGTVSYSPPEMCLEGNKALRPKYDVYSPLLWPWRPARTQPGPPLQQGDRCHPSPKPVSDEWPGEAQQMVNXEETLWDWDPKKRFCFPDAAVETDMLLSLFRGPKAAPESEALARMVPCQLSPPTWGGGRGLDEMTCGQARGPPSNPIFPPADSGDYLKRVLGRGAAGCENEVTPLHFPVVQGXQERLLLAHEVPVDGQSACGSTPLLIAAQDQQPDLCALLLQHGXDAKLAEEDSWAPLPFVAQSGGDSPAPPTPWTTGPCGCPGARGWTPPHLATQNTSENVAQLLAPRRADPNLREAEGRTPLHVATYFGHTSLVKLPTGQGAELEXQQRNLRTPLPLAVXRGQVRAIRHLLNSGAAPDALDRSXTAATRGKCLACEALLRGGAGFELPSRQGWTPLHLAACKGLLEVVVLLAENQANVGAPRGMKRTPLHPAARHGAELAALALLWXDTDLPAAKRXGWTPLHLVVQRGVFLSILSLLEHRRCPCPQQGGLTPAHLKALKGTWPSPKGCLXAGARLGIRDGAGCAPPQLALRSGMQSTIALPAGKEPSSLALLGGGEPGAQTKTSCPHQFQTKAGHVIVVTYMTSVPTPSQGSAVENVQFVRL, encoded by the exons ATGCGGGGCCTGGAGGGGCCCGGCAGCCTCCGACCCCGTGGCTCCCTGGGGCAGCGGCTGGGCAGCCTCTCCGTCTTCACCCGCGACGACTTCGAGGGCACCTGGCGCCGTGTGGCCCGCGGCGGCTTCGGCCCCGCGCTCCAGGTGCGGCGCGTCCGGCGTCAAGCCCCCCACCCGTGCCCTCAGCCGGAGGCCGC CAGCTGCGATGTGGAGCTTCTCAAAGAAGCAGCCAAAATGGAGATCAAATTTCCGCACATCATGTCCATCTACG TGTGCAGGAAGCCCCTGGGCATGGAGTTCATGGGCAGTGGCTCCCTGGAGAAGATGCCGCCCACACAAAGCCTCTCCCGGCAGCTCAAGTTCCACATCACCCCTGAGACCAGCCTGACCATGAGCTTTCTCCATAGCATCAAGCCACCCCTGCTCTACCGGGACCTCAAGCCAGGCAACCTCCTCCCGGATAGCAACATGCAGG ACTCTTTGACG ATTTCGGACTCTGGCCTGCCCAAGTGGTTGGAACAGCCCATCCCGATGCAGTGCATGGAGAGGTCAGCACTGTGGGGCACCGTCAGCTACAGCCCCCCTGAGATGTGCTTGGAAGGTAACAAGGCCCTACGACCCAAGTACGATGTGTACAG CCCGCTGCTCTGGCCCTGGCGCCCTGCACGCACACAGCCTGGGCCTCCCCTTCAGCAGGGTGACCGTTGTCATCCCTCCCCGAAGCCTGTCTCAGACGAGTGGCCAGGTGAGGCCCAGCAGATGGTAAA TGAGGAGACGCTGTGGGATTGGGACCCCAAGAAGAGGTTCTGCTTCCCAG ACGCCGCAGTCGAGACAGACATGCTCCTGTCCCTGTTCCGGGGTCCTAAGGCAGCCCCCGAGAGTGAGGCTCTGGCCAGGATGGTGCCCTGCCAGCTGTCTCCCCCCACCTGGGGAG GAGGCAGGGGCCTGGACGAGATGACCTGCGGCCAGGCCAGAGGTCCTCCTTCCAACCCCATCTTCCCCCCAGCAGACTCCGGAGACTACTTGAAGCGCGTCCTGGGACGAGGAGCTGCTGGCTGTGAGAACGAAGTCACTCCCCTCCACTTCCCGGTGGTGCAGGG ACAGGAGAGGCTGCTGCTGGCTCACGAGGTCCCCGTGGACGGCCAGAGTGCCTGCGGCTCCACGCCCCTCCTCATCGCCGCCCAGGACCAGCAGCCCGACCTCTGCGCCCTGCTCCTGCAGCACG TGGACGCCAAGCTGGCAGAGGAGGACAGCTGGGCCCCGCTGCCCTTCGTAGCCCAGAGCGGTGGTGACAGCCCCGCGCCTCCCACCCCCTGGACCACGGGCCCATGTGGGTGCCCAGGAGCACGAGGGTGGACCCCGCCCCACCTGGCCACACAGAACACCTCTGAGAACGTGGCTCAGCTTCTGGCCCCCCGTCGAGCTGACCCCAACCTGCGTGAGGCCGAGGGCAGGACCCCTCTGCACGTGGCCACCTACTTTGGCCACACCAGCCTGGTCAAGCTGCCGACGGGCCAGGGGGCCGAGCTGG GCCAGCAGAGAAACCTGAGGACGCCCCTGCCCCTGGCGGT GAGAGGCCAAGTGAGGGCCATCCGGCACCTGCTGAATAGTGGGGCGGCTCCTGATGCCCTTGACCGGA AGACAGCGGCCACCAGGGGTAAGTGCCTGGCCTGCGAGGCGCTGCTCAGGGGCGGTGCTGGCTTCGAGCTGCCGAGCCGGCAGGGCTGGACGCCCCTGCACCTCGCGGCCTGCAAGGGCCTCTTGGAGGTTGTCGTCCTGCTGGCAGAGAACCAGGCGAACGTGGGAGCTCCCAGAGGCATGAAGAGGACGCCCCTGCACCCAGCTGCCCGCCACGGGGCGGAGCTGGCGGCGTTGGCGCTGCTGTGGTGAGACACTGACCTCCCTGCGGCCAAGC GGGGCTGGACCCCCCTCCACCTGGTCGTCCAGAGGGGCGTCTTCCTGAGCATCCTCAGCCTCCTGGAGCACCGCAGATGCCCTTGCCCGCAGCAAGGTGGCCTGACGCCCGCCCACCTGAAAGCCCTCAAGGGCACGTGGCCATCCCCAAAGGGCTGCTT CGCTGGTGCCCGGCTGGGCATCCGGGATGGGGCGGGCTGTGCACCCCCGCAGCTGGCCCTCCGGAGCGGAATGCAGAGCACGATCGCCCTCCCGGCGGGCAAGGAGCCCTCCTCGCTGGCCCTTCTGGGGGGTGGTGAGCCAGGAGCCCAGACAAAAA CCTCTTGCCCTCACCAATTCCAGACCAAGGCGGGCCACGTCATTGTCGTCACCTACATGACCagtgtccccacccccagccagggcTCTGCTGTGGAGAATGTGCAGTTTGTACGGCTGTAG